In Populus alba chromosome 4, ASM523922v2, whole genome shotgun sequence, the genomic window AGTCTACAAATCAAGCTGTGGAGGTGGCCATGAAGCTAATTAATGCTAAGAGTCCAGTCAACTGCGAAAGTCAATATATCCCGCTTGCTTTATGCTAACAacccctttttttaaaaaaaaaaaatattaaattaatatttttttagtatttttctaaaattttaaagtaaaaattaaaaaatatatattttaatgtaattttcagaagataaaaataaaactttaagtTAACTAGTTAATATAAATCTATGttacttaattttcaatataaaatgattttatattcgaattttatcatttaattttaaataaataatatatgctaattatcttatttttaaaaaatttagaatatgtTGTGACTTAGTTTAAGCTCTAGTTTCGAAAACCCACTATACTATCATCTAATCCGAATTAAAATATACACATAATGgtgtgtgtttttatatattttaaataatccatccacataaaaatatataaaaaatatttatttttaaatttattttttcattaattatcttGGGGTTTTACATACCCTATGCCTATCTCTCGCACATgtatcatatataatatttggaTATGGTTCAAAATTTATACTCTAAGATTATTATTACATATattgtttaaaaacaaaatattacacCATATccaaataaatgaaagaatgagcccatatttcttaaaattaacccagttttattttaattctgtcatctctctttttttaattatatatatatatataggagaaagaacaagaaaataaaagtgatgTAAAGTCTAGCCTAATTTAGGCCGACATGTGCCCAACTtgcaataaatattttcttatattttgagatatttttttataatattaattgcaTTGGTAATGGAATATACAATTTTTGGTagcatatttataaaattaggttggtcaagtttttttaatcatgaattaattgaatatgtttgtgcaagataatatcattttaaaaatattttattaaaaaaataataaatgatattatttttgtttttttaagttaaattaaatattaagtaagttctaattaaattataagatatCTAGCGAGTTCAACTAAATTTGATCAGATCAACTTTTATCTCGActcaacttaaaattttatttatattaagttataaataaacaagttatcaagttaatatattaaattgaattaaatatttacaagaatgatcaagagaaaaaatcaaattttttaatttttttttttggaacaaaaaatctctctcttttcctgGAGATCGAGTGAACATGATAAGCACCAAGCAACTCTTgattttaaactaattaaattaagtatCAAACGTTTTGAGATATCCCTTTCTCCCCATGCTTACGCGAAGTAAAATTTACCACTAGCATTTTAAGCACCAAGCAACACAATTAAAGTGCATGCACCATTTATTATAACAGTCAAATCAATGCCAATTTTAAAAAGCCTTGCAGTCTAGTCCCCTAAAATTCACTGACATTTCATGTTGGCCTCCACAAAGCTGCAGACATTTTAAAGTTGAGCACGAATTTGGGGATCAAATCGTAAAGCTTTAAGATTCTTATGAACTGATTTGTAGTCTACCCTCCATTGTTTTCTCTCCTCTTGTCCAGCGAGGAAGGCAAGATGAATCTGTAGCCATGGCAtccttgttttaatttaattgccaggttttgatttctcttttcctttttaaaagtGATATGGGAGTTGTTTTTTGACTGCTTTTTAAAACACTtgattagataaaataaatgaaaaacacatgCAATGATGCACAATAGAAAATGGTTAGTACTTAATTagcatgattttattaatttccttttctttttcaaagaatATAACTTGGATTTGAATCATTTCCTTCTCATCTAATTACCTGCccaagcaaaataataataataataattgttgatctttttcttaaaaataaaaaaaataaaaaaaaaattttctttttatataacttttcatttattcctttttatattttaaacaatattcTAAAACTGATTTCTTAAgataaaatctaagattttTCGATTGAATCTTCGATAAATCATTCATATTAGAAACggtgtattttaaaattattaatttttttaaactaaaatctaaatgttttctattgaattttcaataaatcaTCCGTATCAGGAactaatgtattttaaaataaatttttttcttacaacatACCGTAAAACATGAATTTTATCATAACTTAGCCAAataatttatgttcttataatatattataagaaaatcgTTCTAGAGATCtcacatttaaaaatttaaactaggAAGTCTAGCAGAACAttcctataaaaaattatgagaaaatCCAGTTTTGACTTTTCAACTACTCTATCCCCTATAAAACCCCCCAACTCCCCACCCCCACTTTGTCCCTACTTGAAGTCTCAAACCTCCGCTTTTAAAAATCACCAAAGGAAACGTCATCGTAAGCATCAATGGTTGCTCTCTCCACACCACCACCGCAACAACCATCATCAACTACCACACAAGATGGAACCATCTCTACTCTCCACCCTGACATCCTCCAGACTCATATTCTCACCCTCCTAGACGGCCCAACCCTGGCTGCTACAGCCTGTGCATCATCAGAATTGTATGCTCTCTCTACAGAAGATAAACTCTGGCGAAATATCTGCACTTCCTCTTGGCCATCCATTAATGATCCAACTGTCAGTAGCATCATCTCCACCTTCTCTTCCGGGCACCGGTCATTTTTCTCAGACTCATACcctctcctccaccaccaccatcacagTTCTTCGTTTCTGACAACAAGCACTGAATATCTTGTCTCATCGGTTGATATTTATTACAAGGATGTTCCTATTTTCTCAAAAGTTGAAAAGAATGAGACTTTGACTGATTGGTTCAAGTGCTCTCCCTTCAGGGTCGACTTGCTCGAGCCCAAAGAGTTTGTGCAGACATTGATACAATATCAAACAGGTGAAAAAGACTCGTTTGTGAAGCAACTTGAAGAAAATATGACGTTAAGTTGGATTTTGATTGATCCAAAAAGAAGAAGGGCTATGAATTTGTCAAGTGGGAGGCCAGTGTCAGTGCAGAGGCACTGGCTAACTGGGGAAGTGGTGGTGAAGTTTGCCACCATAATGGCCGGAGATGGAGGGGAGAAGGAGTTTGTGGAGTGTGGAGTGATGGTTTGTTGCGGGGAGAAGGAAGGAGGGGGGATGGAGGTGAGAGAGATAAGTATGGGAATGGAGGACATGGAAGGGAGGAACTTGACCGGGAAGGAGAGTTTGGTAGTTCTTCAAGAAGCAATGGAGAGAGGGGAGAGGAGGAAAGGGAAATGTGGGACGGAAGGGAAAGGAAGGTATGAGGAATTCGTAGAGAGGAAGAGGGAGAGGAAAGAAAGGAAGCAGAAGATGGAAAAGGTTTTGGACATGGTTTGCATTGTTACTGGGATCACCATTTTTGTGTCTTCTTGGTCCTTCATTTTGTTCAGGTAACAAGAAAGAGGTGAAGGGAATCAGCGAGTTTTGACTATTTATTAGAATTTATTCgttcattaattatatttgaaagatAGTGGAAGAAAGATCATAAAGGCATATCTGTTGAATTATCAATTGGATTGATTCAAAATCACTTCAAATCAATGGCGTTGTAATTGTTTGGTTTTGACGTCGTTGTATATCTTCATATATAATAACTTGTAAATTCCCATTTCATCTGTCTTATGGTGACGGCCAATTCACGCAGCATGCTAAAGTTgaaacattaacaacaaatatatatatatatatatatatatatatatatatatatatatatattgtgaattaatataatatcccatttatttttgtggttggTACTGCGTTTTGTCCCTACCACAATAAAATACCCGTTTGGGAACTTGCAATATGTTGTGATTTTGCATGGGATCTCAGAGCAAACGACGGTCCGAACCTTGGGTCTAGAAAAAGCTATGAATTGTTGCTTTGCACGTTGTCTGAACTCTGAAGAGATGAGAAAACTACTGTTGTAAATCCACTATTAGCTTAACCAAAATAACCTTTTTAAGTTTAGCAAAAACAATAATCTTCTTCCTGCAATCTCCcactttttagttattttattatctaacattatttaaaccaaatatttttaaagtatttttttatttaacattctTTTCAgcaataattttaactaaacatatattttaattaaaaaattttaatctaaaaatgttttttcttaaatccattttttatctactgttgtcttctttctttctttcttttttcatttcattttacaatgtcctaaatatttatatatgaacaAACAGCTAGTAATTAAATGGCAGAAGAAAGAACAATGGAGCACCGGCAAGAAGCCGGCCAGTAAATTACAGCAGTTGGCCTGTGAATCTCGAGTCGCTGTGCCGGCATTTGTTCCTCCAAAATTTCCATGCCTTCTTGGCCAGCTCTTTTGGAGTCTGTGATTTTCTTTCCCCCCTTCCTTTTAATGATTCGGTTGCCAGCTaaaaatgagaaatttcctttcatattttttatttcactcttaATTTCTCCtgatttaataaagaaaattaatgtttatcAAACTAAGGTATGAACAGTCCTTCAATACATAATTATAAGATCAGAATAAGTTTTGGATTATATATTAAGTAAATTAACCCTAGTTAATCTCAATCTTTTTAGGTTGCATTTGATTTGCACCTGATTTTGTATTTGTGatgtaaaaaacacaataaaatgttTGATAACTTTAAAACTGTGTTTTATCAAACAAAGGCATAAACAGTCCTTAAATACATAATTATAAGGTCAGTATTTGGCATAAGTTTTGGATTATATATTAAGTAAGTTAACTCTagttaacattaattttttttaaactctaaaacaatatcattttaaaaataaaatcagtttttttttatcattatccaGCTAGATTATAAGTTAACACATCAAGATTAACCCGCCAAGCCTAATCGAttcttataataaataattatggtGGTCAGAGCACCggaaatttaaaatttgggCCAGTACTCTGTCCAAAACCTTTCAAAACTGGGTCTAGGTGGAGCAAAATTCATAGCAGAAAGAGCAGCCCATCTTCACCATTCCACAAGTTTAGAGCTTGTGGATAGCATTTTCTTCAATGTCCATTATCAAATCAAACCAACACCAACCCCACGCTATCCATGCAGCTCCTACGTGGCATAATCCCATTGATCCCTGACACTTCCATGAAATCTTTCTCTTCCACAAAAAAATCTCCATCTCATACAAAATACAATCCTCTAATCCCATCgatcatcaccaccaccattgTTCATTTTTGGTACAGTCAATCCTTCCATAGCAACTTAACTACCAAGCAGATATGGCAGCAACATTTGCTAGCCCATCAGCTGTTGTAGGGTTAGGCAGTGGCTCACTTTCATCCCCTTCTCGCATTTCTTCACCCAAGAAAATCTGCCTTAGCTCAGGTGCTGTGCTCACTAAATGAAAGTAGAGTAATTTACTTCTAATCCCTCCTAGCTACAAAAATGGGATTGTTTAATCTTGTATTTTAGCTTATATTATGGTTGAATTTCAGGGTTTGTGAAATCTCCGGTTACAGCTAGAAACCCTCTGGGGCTAGCAGGCACTGGTGGAGGAAAGTTCATGTGGTAAGTGTAGAAagtaattgatttgatttgggAGATGATCACGCAATTATCTTTGTAATGATGGATTAATTGttggttaatttgtttttcttctatgaTAGCTTCCAGGGGGATTGGCTGCGCAAAGACCTGAACGTGATAGGGTTTGGATTGATAGGGTGGCTAGCACCGTCAAGCATACCGGCAATTGGTGGCAAGAGCCTGACTGGGCTCTTCTTCGAGAGCATCGGGACTGAGCTTGCTCACTTCCCCACCCCTCCTCCGCTCACTTCTCAGTTTTGGTAGGTCCACCATGATCCATCTAGCCTCATTaagatatattttctaattaattgaaAAGCATAGATCATAATTATTACAGAGGGCTTGTTAGGAGCATAGTTCTAAGAGCATCTCGTCCGGTCAACTCAGTTATTTGTCTACTCGGAACGAAACCTGGCTTGGACGAGATCAATggaaaaacttttttatataaaaaaaatcgaagCTTATATTTACTGAGCTCTTCAACTTGGACCTTAGACCAGATGGATCTCTGACTTGTTCTTACATCTATGATTAGgagtaataaattaaaaattggatATAAGGatgttctaaaataaaataaaaaaagaaattgacaaaaaGGTCCCACCGAGATTTGAACTCGGGTTACTGGATTCAGAGTCCAATGTCCTGACCACTAGACCATGGGACCGTTGTTGACGAGGTCATCGAAAAAATGTCTTTATATAACTTTAAAC contains:
- the LOC118038953 gene encoding F-box protein At2g27310, whose product is MVALSTPPPQQPSSTTTQDGTISTLHPDILQTHILTLLDGPTLAATACASSELYALSTEDKLWRNICTSSWPSINDPTVSSIISTFSSGHRSFFSDSYPLLHHHHHSSSFLTTSTEYLVSSVDIYYKDVPIFSKVEKNETLTDWFKCSPFRVDLLEPKEFVQTLIQYQTGEKDSFVKQLEENMTLSWILIDPKRRRAMNLSSGRPVSVQRHWLTGEVVVKFATIMAGDGGEKEFVECGVMVCCGEKEGGGMEVREISMGMEDMEGRNLTGKESLVVLQEAMERGERRKGKCGTEGKGRYEEFVERKRERKERKQKMEKVLDMVCIVTGITIFVSSWSFILFR
- the LOC118038951 gene encoding photosystem I subunit O; the protein is MAATFASPSAVVGLGSGSLSSPSRISSPKKICLSSGFVKSPVTARNPLGLAGTGGGKFMCFQGDWLRKDLNVIGFGLIGWLAPSSIPAIGGKSLTGLFFESIGTELAHFPTPPPLTSQFWLWLVTWHLGLFICLTFGQIGFKGRTEDYFQK